A single Lactuca sativa cultivar Salinas chromosome 8, Lsat_Salinas_v11, whole genome shotgun sequence DNA region contains:
- the LOC128127798 gene encoding uncharacterized protein LOC128127798, translating to MAMFLHVIGHNERFRAVKGRFHHSTQTIHQCFHEVLNAMMFFAKEIIVPTNPNPKRHASERQRRLKAIFSGAIGALDGTLVHAVVPVDQQTRYRGRGKGEYYQNVLGICDFDMIFTFVWAGWEGIAHDSRVLKEVAFNPSSGFPFPPPDKYYICDAAYTNTRGFMTPYRGTRYWLADFRGRRPLTKEERFNFAHAQLRNVIERAYGVLNARFPLLKQMAPYPFPIQRDIVIACVAVHNFIRKYNIQDKLFKNFEDNVMVNLDVHGGGIEGENTQGVE from the exons ATGgctatgtttttacatgttatagGACATAATGAACGTTTTCGAGCGGTTAAAGGAAGATTTCATCACTCCACACAAACCattcatcaatgttttcatgAGGTCTTAAATGCAATGATGTtttttgcaaaagaaattatagtaccaaCAAATCCAAATCCAAAAAGACATGCCTCAGAACGACAAAGACGGTTAAAAGCTATATTTTCCGGAGCAATAGGTGCACTAGATGGAACTCTTGTACATGCAGTTGTGCCCGTTGATCAACAAACGAGGTataggggaagaggaaaaggtgaaTATTATCAAAATGTATtaggaatttgtgattttgatatgatattcacctttgtATGGGCTGGATGGGAAGGCATAGCACATGATTCaagagttttgaaagaagttgcattcaACCCGTCTTCCGGATTTCCATTCCCTCCACCAG ataaatattatatttgtGATGCCGCATATACCAACACTCGTGGGTTCATGACTCCGTACCGTGGCactaggtattggttagccgatttTCGAGGACGTCGACCTTTAACTAAAGAAGAAAGGTTCAATTTTGCtcatgcacaacttagaaatgttattgagcgtgcttatggtgtattgaaTGCGAGATTCCCACTCTTAAAACAAATGGCTCCTTATCCTTTTCCGATACAAAGAGACATCGTCATTGCTTGTGTCgcggtccataattttataaggaaatacaatATCCAAGACAAGTTATTTAAAAATTTTGAAGACAACGTTATGGTTAATCTTGATGTGCACGGTGGAGGAATTGAAGGCGAAAACACACAAGGCGTAGAATAG